A part of Thermodesulfobacteriota bacterium genomic DNA contains:
- a CDS encoding phage tail sheath C-terminal domain-containing protein, protein MAETFLHGVEVVEIDSGPRPIQTVRSSVIGIVGTAPNADAAKFPLDTPVLVAGSRREAAGLDTVGTGLGTLPAALDAIFDQAGAVVVVVRVAEGAGAEETLANVLGGVDAGTGAYTGVQAFLAAETVVGVAPRILIVPGFTGERPEDPLNPGTYLANPVVSELLGIADRLRAVIVAEGPDTNDAAALAWAGDFGSKRVYVVDPGVQVVGTGGALTTQPASARAAGMIAKSDAERGFWWSPSNREMYGIVGTTRPVDFALGDANARANLLNEGNVTTIIRHDGFRLWGNRTLSSDPKWAFLSVVRTADMIHESLLRAHLWAVDRNISKTYLEDVTAGVNAYLRRLQAQGAILGGTCWADPDLNTPENLAAGKVFFDFDFTPPAPAEHVTFRSRLVNDYFEEVF, encoded by the coding sequence ATGGCCGAGACCTTCCTGCACGGCGTCGAGGTAGTGGAGATCGACAGCGGGCCGCGCCCCATCCAGACGGTGCGCTCGAGCGTGATCGGCATCGTGGGCACCGCGCCCAACGCCGATGCCGCGAAGTTTCCCCTGGACACCCCGGTGCTCGTGGCCGGCAGCCGCCGCGAGGCCGCGGGGCTCGACACGGTGGGCACGGGGCTGGGCACCCTGCCCGCGGCGCTCGATGCCATTTTCGACCAGGCCGGCGCGGTGGTGGTGGTGGTGCGGGTGGCCGAGGGGGCCGGCGCCGAAGAGACGCTCGCCAACGTGCTCGGCGGGGTGGACGCCGGTACCGGCGCCTACACCGGGGTGCAGGCCTTCCTGGCGGCGGAGACGGTGGTGGGGGTGGCGCCCCGCATCCTGATCGTGCCGGGCTTTACCGGCGAGCGCCCCGAGGACCCCCTCAACCCGGGCACCTACCTCGCCAACCCCGTGGTGTCGGAGCTTCTCGGCATCGCCGACCGCCTGCGGGCGGTGATCGTGGCCGAGGGGCCCGACACCAACGACGCGGCGGCGCTCGCCTGGGCGGGAGACTTCGGCTCCAAGCGCGTGTACGTGGTGGACCCCGGGGTGCAGGTGGTGGGCACCGGCGGCGCGCTCACCACGCAGCCCGCCTCGGCCCGGGCGGCGGGGATGATCGCCAAGAGCGACGCGGAGCGGGGCTTTTGGTGGAGCCCCTCGAACCGCGAGATGTACGGCATCGTGGGCACCACGCGCCCGGTGGACTTTGCCCTGGGCGACGCCAACGCCCGGGCGAATCTGCTAAACGAGGGCAACGTCACCACCATCATTCGCCACGACGGCTTCCGGCTGTGGGGCAACCGCACGCTGTCGTCGGATCCCAAGTGGGCCTTCCTCTCGGTGGTGCGCACGGCCGACATGATCCACGAGAGCCTGCTCCGGGCCCACCTGTGGGCGGTGGACCGCAACATCTCCAAGACCTACCTCGAAGACGTGACCGCCGGGGTCAACGCCTACCTGCGCCGGCTCCAGGCACAGGGGGCGATCCTGGGCGGCACGTGCTGGGCCGACCCGGACCTCAACACCCCCGAGAACCTGGCCGCGGGCAAGGTGTTCTTCGACTTCGACTTCACCCCGCCCGCCCCGGCCGAGCACGTGACCTTCCGCAGCCGGCTGGTGAACGACTACTTCGAGGAAGTGTTCTAA
- a CDS encoding phage major tail tube protein yields the protein MGLPSVLKNFNLFVGGKGYAGRVEEVELPKLTIKTEEYRAGGMDAPVDIDMGMEKLECSFTLSEYDPALWAMWGLVPGNWVNITLRGGMDKDGVVTPVIVNLTGRWKEIDMGSWKAGEIAKLKIQVSGRYYQLLIGGQAAVHIDLENMIRVVNGVDQLATMRAAIGA from the coding sequence ATGGGCCTTCCGAGCGTGCTGAAGAACTTCAACCTCTTCGTGGGCGGCAAGGGCTACGCCGGCCGCGTGGAGGAGGTGGAACTCCCGAAGCTCACCATCAAGACCGAGGAGTACCGCGCCGGGGGCATGGACGCCCCGGTGGACATCGACATGGGCATGGAGAAGCTCGAGTGCAGCTTCACGCTCTCGGAGTACGACCCGGCGCTGTGGGCCATGTGGGGCCTGGTGCCGGGCAACTGGGTGAACATCACGCTGCGAGGGGGCATGGACAAGGACGGGGTGGTCACCCCGGTGATCGTCAACCTCACCGGCCGCTGGAAGGAGATCGACATGGGCTCCTGGAAGGCGGGCGAGATCGCGAAGCTCAAGATCCAGGTGAGCGGGCGCTACTACCAGCTCCTGATCGGCGGCCAGGCGGCGGTGCACATCGACCTGGAGAACATGATCCGGGTAGTCAACGGCGTGGACCAGCTCGCGACCATGCGGGCGGCGATCGGGGCGTAA
- a CDS encoding phage tail assembly protein, producing the protein METLKLDHPVTVDGVEVTELRVRRPKVRDRLAVEKGGGSDAEKEHRLLANLAEVTPKTLEELDLADYLRLQEVLQGFLSPRLPS; encoded by the coding sequence ATGGAGACGCTCAAGTTGGACCATCCGGTGACGGTGGACGGGGTGGAGGTGACGGAGCTTCGGGTGCGGCGGCCCAAGGTGCGCGACCGGCTCGCGGTGGAGAAGGGGGGCGGCAGCGATGCGGAAAAAGAGCATCGGTTGCTGGCGAACCTGGCCGAGGTGACCCCGAAGACGCTCGAGGAGCTCGACCTGGCGGACTACCTGCGGCTCCAGGAGGTCCTGCAAGGTTTTTTGTCCCCCCGCCTGCCGAGCTGA